A single Crateriforma conspicua DNA region contains:
- a CDS encoding L-rhamnose isomerase, whose amino-acid sequence MTSTPNCAAAFELASEQYASIGVNVKAALSMLSNIAVSVHCWQGDDVVGFESDARALGDGLAVTGNYPGRARNADELRSDLRLAYSLIPGKHRLNLHALYGDFETPADRDEIEVSHFQGWIDWARDQQISLDFNPSFFSHRNASDGFTLAHSDPGIRQFWIDHGIACRKIAAAMGAEQGNPCINNFWVPDGYKDTPANRRQPRERLADSLDAVFAEPLATDHTLDAVECKLFGIGSESYVVGSHEFYMGYAMSRNKVLCLDAGHFHPTEVISDKISSVLMYLPQILLHVSRGVRWDSDHVVTFTDELQAIMQEIVRGGYLQRVNIGLDFFDASINRVAAWVIGTRNVLKALLAALLEPVDLLQKAEAEGDYTTRLALMEEQKTMPLGAVWDYYCESTGVPSGSQWLTNVRHYEDSISADRSEIAPSII is encoded by the coding sequence GTTTCGGTGCATTGCTGGCAGGGCGATGACGTCGTGGGATTCGAAAGTGACGCCCGGGCCTTGGGCGATGGTTTGGCGGTCACGGGTAACTACCCCGGACGTGCCAGAAACGCCGACGAACTTCGCAGCGATTTGCGATTGGCTTATTCGCTGATCCCCGGAAAGCACCGGCTGAACCTGCACGCGTTGTACGGCGACTTTGAAACACCGGCGGATCGCGATGAAATCGAGGTCTCGCATTTCCAGGGTTGGATCGATTGGGCCCGTGACCAACAGATCAGCCTGGACTTCAACCCCAGCTTCTTTTCGCACCGCAACGCATCAGACGGATTCACTCTGGCTCATTCCGATCCGGGCATCCGCCAATTCTGGATCGACCACGGAATCGCGTGCCGCAAAATCGCCGCCGCGATGGGTGCGGAACAAGGCAACCCGTGTATCAACAACTTCTGGGTTCCCGACGGCTACAAGGACACCCCAGCCAATCGTCGGCAACCTCGTGAACGATTGGCGGATTCGCTGGACGCTGTTTTTGCCGAACCCTTGGCGACCGATCACACGCTGGACGCGGTGGAATGCAAGCTGTTCGGGATCGGCAGCGAGAGCTATGTGGTCGGATCCCACGAGTTCTACATGGGATACGCGATGTCCCGCAACAAAGTGCTGTGTTTGGACGCCGGTCACTTTCATCCCACCGAAGTGATTTCGGACAAGATTTCTTCGGTGTTGATGTACCTGCCACAAATCCTGTTGCATGTCAGTCGCGGCGTTCGCTGGGACAGCGACCACGTCGTCACTTTCACCGACGAGCTACAGGCAATCATGCAAGAGATTGTACGCGGCGGATACTTACAGCGAGTCAACATCGGCTTGGATTTCTTTGATGCCAGTATCAATCGCGTGGCCGCTTGGGTGATCGGTACACGCAATGTCTTGAAGGCCTTGCTGGCAGCTCTGCTGGAACCAGTCGACCTGCTTCAGAAGGCCGAAGCCGAGGGCGATTACACGACGCGGTTGGCATTGATGGAGGAACAAAAGACGATGCCGTTGGGTGCCGTCTGGGACTATTACTGCGAATCCACGGGTGTCCCCAGCGGGTCACAGTGGCTGACCAACGTGCGTCATTACGAAGATAGCATCTCGGCCGATCGCAGCGAAATTGCTCCCTCCATCATCTAA